CAACCCATCCCTCGTCAAAAGTGATGGTCTTTCGCCGGGACAGGTTTATCAGTCGATTGCAAGTGGCGAGCTTGTCGGCGGGATTGGGTTCCCGCAACTGGAGACTGAACAAACGGCTGGCAGTGACGCGGTTTCCGCGGTCTCGATCTTGTCACTGCCCAGTGGGACAATCGCGATTAGCGAGCGGGACGATTTGTCGCTGGGGAAAGTCGATCTACGCCGTTCGATGATGAACCCGTTCATGTTGGTGGGTTCGTTAGCTGCATCGTGTCGACAGACGGCAGCCGCGGATCGGTTTCTGCAGTGGCTTGCTGGTGGTCAGGGTAGTGAGCCTATTTACCGTAACATTGGTTCAATCGTGAACACTCAGACGCAAGCCGGTGATGATGAATCAGGCACGGTCGATGGATACCAGGCCTGGCTTCGCAAGGAACTATCGGATCCGAATGTGGTTCCCACGCTGCAGTTGCTAGGTGCCGCGGAATACTACAGCGTTCTGGACGAAGGTGTGCGTGCGTGTGTGCACGGCGACCGGCCTGCCAAGCAGGTTTGTGCTGAGGTTTCCGAGGCTTGGCGGAAGCTGAATTTGAAACACGACCTGCCCACGCAAATGCGTAGCTGGCGTCGCGCTCAAGGCGGTGCTTGAACGCACGCGTGACTTTACGCTGGCTACGAACATCGGACACGCTGGCTACAAGCATCGGGCTACAAGCATCGGACGCAGGGCATCGGACGCGGGGCATCGGACGCGGGGCATCGCTTGGATGCCCGAATCAAGTTTGGCCAGTTTGATATTGGGTCAGCTTAACGCTTGATGTCGTACGCGAAGATCAAGTCTTGGTCGCGAATGAACAGCGTCTGGTTGGCGATCACGGGGTGTGCCCAAATCGCACCCCGGTCACGCGGGATCGACGTTTGCTTCGGCAGGGTCAGTTTGCCAACCGGCTGGAACTTCTCTCGGTCGGGTGTCAGTAGTAGCAAGGTGCCGTCGCCATCGTTGTAGCAATACAGGCGTCCGTCGGCGTAAGCAATGGACCCGCTCTTATTGCCGCGGATCTTTTCTTCCCAAAGTGTGTCACCGGTTTCCAAGTCTTGTGCCATCCAGTTTCCCCCGTTGGCTTTGGTGAATCCGTAAATGGTTTTGTCAACCAACACGACACCGCCGTGGTGGTTCGTCATGGATTTGCCGCCGAGATGGTAAACCTGTTCTTCGTCGATGGAGTCGTTCTTGCCAGTCAGCTTCAAAAGCGAGTTGCCGGCTCCGTAGGCACTGGTGTGGTAGAGCAGGTTGCCCGACAGGATGGGTGTGGGGATGACGGCGGTTGGGTTTCCGGTGGTCGGGTTTTCGAACAGCTTTTCACCGCTGTCACAAGCGAAGCCCACGATACCATCGCCGGATGCGGTGGCGTAGAAGCTAACGTCATTCACGCTGCCTTTGATGATTGAAACGTACTGTGCTCGTGCGTCGTAGTCTTTGGATTGCCAGACCGGTTCGCCTGATTGGCGATCAAGACCCACGATAAAGCTGTCGCCGCCGGGGGTCACCATGATTCGATCACCATCGACCAGCACGGATTCACTGAAGCCCCATTTCGGAATCTTGCCGCCGAAGTCTTCCACCAAACTGGTGGACCAGATCAGATCGCCGGTGTCCTTCGCGAGAGCGGCAACGGTTCCAATGTCAGATAGGACGAAGACTTGGTCTCCATCGACGGTCGGCGTGCTACGAGGTCCGCCGCCCCAACCGGTGTTGTAATCGCCGATGACGCCGGTGCGAGAGATGTTGGTTTTCCAAAGCACTTTGCCTGATTGGGAGTCCAGGCAGACCGCGAAGCTGTTTTTGTCGTCAGCTCCCATCGAAAATAGCTTTCCGTCGACGATCGAAAAGCTGCTATACCCTCGCCCGAGTTTTCCGCTTTGCCATTTCAAGGTTGGGCCGGATTCGGGCCACTCTTGTGCCAGTTCTTGCGGAGCGGCCTGCCCA
The Neorhodopirellula lusitana DNA segment above includes these coding regions:
- a CDS encoding PQQ-binding-like beta-propeller repeat protein, with the protein product MFMMLKKFAALALAFTIGASSLPAHAEPTDWPQWRGPHRDGQAAPQELAQEWPESGPTLKWQSGKLGRGYSSFSIVDGKLFSMGADDKNSFAVCLDSQSGKVLWKTNISRTGVIGDYNTGWGGGPRSTPTVDGDQVFVLSDIGTVAALAKDTGDLIWSTSLVEDFGGKIPKWGFSESVLVDGDRIMVTPGGDSFIVGLDRQSGEPVWQSKDYDARAQYVSIIKGSVNDVSFYATASGDGIVGFACDSGEKLFENPTTGNPTAVIPTPILSGNLLYHTSAYGAGNSLLKLTGKNDSIDEEQVYHLGGKSMTNHHGGVVLVDKTIYGFTKANGGNWMAQDLETGDTLWEEKIRGNKSGSIAYADGRLYCYNDGDGTLLLLTPDREKFQPVGKLTLPKQTSIPRDRGAIWAHPVIANQTLFIRDQDLIFAYDIKR